The genomic region GCCCAAGTTAAGATTGGACAAAATCCAAACACGATTGATGCCGCCTCACTTATTGAACTTGAGAGCCCAAATAAGGCCCTGGTCCTTACCAGGTTGTCCAATGCCCAAATGGAAGCCATCACGCCCCTGAACGGTGCCTTGGTCTATAATACCGATACCAATTGCATACATTACTTTAACGCCACACAATGGAACAGCCTGTGTAATGACACCGATTTTTCATTTACCGACAATGGTGATGACACCATTACGTTGACAGATGCGGACGGAAACACCATAACATTCAACGGCGCCGAAGAAAGTATATCCACTTTGAACGACAACGGCGATGGTACGTTTACCTATACCGATGAAGCCGGTTCACAAACCGTAATACAGACCCAAAATTTGAGTACGAACGGAGAGGCGGGAAATATTAGTATAAATAACGGAAATACGATTGTACTCAATGTTAACGATGCAGATGCGGATACCGAAAATGAAATACAAAACCTTGAGTTTAATAGTGGAATCGTGAGCCTTACCCAAGACCCGGACAACACAATTATTGACTTATCGGCATACGATACCAATGCTGCAGATGATTTTTCTGGAAGTTACAATGACCTCGTAGACATACCTACGGATATTGCAGATGGTGACAATGACACTACCTATACGGCAGGGAACGGCCTTACGCTTACAGGAACCGAATTCACCGTCAATAATAGCGAGATTGCTCCCGATTGGACGAACATAACCCGTATTCCCACAAACTTGGATATAGATTCTACCGATGATTTCTCCGGAAGTTTTAATGATTTAAATGACGTACCTATCGATATCGCAGATGGTGACAACCAAAACTTGACCAATGTTTTGGCCAATGGCAATGATGCGGGCAATTCAAAAATAACAAACTTGGCAGCACCTACCGATAATCAAGATGCTGCAACAAAAACATATGTAGATAATCTGCCTAGAGTGTTCATGGGAACTTTTAGGATTACCGCCACTGGTATCCAAAGTATTACGGGTATCCCGTTTAGACCATCCTCAGTTACGTTCACTGCCTATGCCAATGTTGATGATTTTGATTTAAATGCCGATAACGGTATACGCAACAATGATAGGGGCATAGCCAACGCCTTCGGAAACATGAAGGGCTTTGCCCAAGATAATGGTGGTAGCATAGCGGAACAAGTGATTTATATAGGCGGCAGCGGAAACTCTATTAACGATATCTCTAGATACGCCTCTAGCTCACACGCTATTGGTTTGCGATATTCTAATCAAAACGGGGATAATCTGGGGCTTACCACAGCTACGATAACCAGTTTTGACACTAATGGCTTTACATTGAACACAGATAATTTTACTGATGCGGTTATCGTAATATTTGAGGCATATAGATAGGTCATGAAAAACAATATAAACATAACACAAACCGTAATTTGTCTGCTAACCATGTTTTTAGGGCGTGGACAAGAAGATGTTGTGCACAACTATGGGAACATTCAAATACATGATACAGGCATAGTCGGTTTTCATAGTGATGTCACGAATGACGGTGCTTTTAACCAGAACTTGGGATTGGTTGGGTTTTACGGGGAAAACAAGTCGATTACGGTATCAGGTACGTCAAATCCCGTTTTTTATGATGTTGAGATTGAGACAGATGCCGATTTCTTTATAGACAACACCATGGGCATAAAAAACAACCTAAATTTAATAGCCGGAGATATCGTTACCTCTAGGACAGCATCCGAAGTAAACATCAATTTCATTGATACTGCTTTTTATACCGGTGACGGCAGTTTTACAAAAATCGATGGATATGCCGCAATAAGCGATAAAAGTGAATTCATTTTTCCCGTTGGTCAGAACAATAGAATACGACCGTTAGGCATTACATCCAACGGTATAAACGACTATGCAAAGTGTGGCTATTTTTACGAAGACCCAAATACTTCAAGTACTTTTGGTTTTTCGTTCAACACTAACACAACGGCAGATGCCCTGACCAGTGTAAGTAATTATGAGTTTTGGCATTTAGATGGCGCCATACCTTCAAAGGTTACATTAACTTGGGACGAAGAGAGTTTTGTTAGTTTATTTGCCGATTCTCTTTCGGAGATAAGGGTCGTAGGTTGGGACGTAGTCCAGAACCAATGGGTAGATCTGGGCAATACCGATATTACAGGTGACTTGGAAAACGGAAAAGTTACCAGTGATACGTTTATACCGGATAATTACCAAATACTTTCATTGGCAGGGAGTACAACAGTTCTTGAGCCTACAGGTGTAATAGATCTGGACAACTACTTTTTGACCCCGAACGGAGATGGCAAAAACGACTTTTTAGTTATCGATGGGCTAGAGAACTCCCCCAACAACACCTTGCAAATATTCAACAGATTTGGGACTTTGGTATATATACAGAAAAATTATGACAATAGTTTCACTGGGCTATCCAATGTTTCGGGAGTTATCAAAAGAAACAAAGGTCTACCTTCCGGGGTATATTTCTATATCATTACGTTGAACGATCTGGCAATAAAGCATCAGGGGTATTTATACCTTTCGACCTATCAAGAAAACTAGCAGATCAAACAATTCGTTTATACAGCATCTTGGGTCAGCCAGGAATTCAGGCTCATGTAAACTTTATAACCACAAAGAAGAAAATCCCTTGAATTGATATTCCCTTTTGCCGACTATTTCAAAAAAACCAACAAATCAATTTTGGGTATAAACCGGGAACTTTTATAACACTTTTTGTACATTGTAGCTATAAACACTACACAAGCGACATGAGAAGAGGAAGTTGGAAAATAAGAATATTCATAGGCTTGGCGATTGTTGCCTTCGCCTTTGTTCAAAAATGTAGCAATACCGAGGAGAACCCCTACACGGGCAGATCACAACATATAAACATGTCTACCGACCAAGAAATAGCCATTGGGCTGCAAAGTGTTCCTGAAATGGCACAACAGCACGGCGGTCTTTACCCAGATGAACGTTTACAAGCCTTTGTTGACAATGTGGGCAATAAGCTGGTTCAGAACAGTATTGCTCGTGAAACGCCGTATCAGTTTGATTTTCACTTGTTGGCCGATGATCGTACCATTAATGCTTTTGCATTACCGGGCGGGCAATGTTTTATAACGTATGCACTATTTTCTCAACTCAACGAAGAGCAATTGGCAGGTGTTCTGGGCCATGAGATAGGCCATGTTATAGGAAGACATTCGGCAGAAAGAATAGCGGATAGCAATTTTTGGCGTACGGCCACTATGGGTGCCACTGTTGGTGCGGGTGACATTGGCAATGTTGTGGGCGGTATAGGACAAAATACGCTCTTGAAGAATGGTCGTGGGGACGAACTGGAAAGTGACGACCTAGGGGTACTGTTTATGATTCAATCCGGTTATGACCCCTATGAGATGATCAAAGTAATGGAAATTTTAAAAGCGGCTGCTGGCCCCAATCGCGTTCCAGAATTTCAGAGTACGCACCCAGACCCAGAAAATAGGATTGAAAAAATTAAAGAATCCATTAAAAAGTACAAAGGTCAGGGTTAAACGTTTATTTTTACCGATGAACGTTAAAACACAACAAAGACCCTATCGTTTTTTGTATATTTGAAAATCCCAGATTGCATTTTACCTTATAATTTGACCCTTATAGCTTTGATTTAATGAATTGTGTTAAATTTTAGCACACAAATGGGACTATATGGGAACACTATTGCATTTTAAGAACATCTATTTGGCTGCATTCGAGAACTGCAAGCCGGAGTTGGCTGTTATTTTACTTAAAATTTATTCTTTTTTCTGTGTAGCTATGTTAGCTATGGCAATGTATGCATTTGCATATAGGGCTTTTACAGGATTTAGATTTTAAGTTATAAGCTACCGATCATTCTTTTACGAGAACACTATGTCGTAGTCGAAAATTCATGGCATAAAAAAAGCCCATCCATTAAAATGGATGGGCTTTTTGTCAATTAAACAATGAATTTCTTAGGATTTACTTTGCATTTCCAAAATGGATAGAGCGTCTTCAGCTCCAGAAATTTTAGCATGTTTTTTGGCAGTGTAGCCCTTATCGCATTTAATTTTGGTATCTGCCCCATTTTCAATGAGCAATTCGAGGATTTCAGCCTTATTGTAACGTGCCGCGAAAATGGCCGGGGTCATCCCCAATGATTTTTTGTTAACATCCTCGCCAAGTTCAATTAGTTTTTTGACCGTTTCGATATCTCCTTTCATAATTGCCTTACAAAAGGAACTAATATCTACCTTGGAAGTAATAGAGGTTTCAAAATCAGTGTTGTTCGTTGCAGATTCAGCGTAAACGCCAGTGGCTGTTAGCATAAATGCACCAGCCAGTACTAAAATTGTTTTTTTCATGATGAATGATTTAATTGATGAATAATTAATTTATATAAAGATAGACTGTTGTTCTAGCCAAATGTTACACGATTAACAGTTAAATAACCGAATTTTAACATTTTCTCATTCAAAACAACCTTTAGTTAACGATTTCTTAGGGTTGGGTGCTATTTCTAAAAAACAGCATCAACTGAGTGGCAATAATTCATTGATCATAGTATTTTTGATACTTCAATTCGAAGAAAATGGATAAAAAAGTAATATTGATGATTTTGGACGGCTGGGGCAAATCTCCGGATGCCAAAGTTTCTGCGATAGCCAATGCAAAAACGCCCTTTATAGATTCCCTTTACACAAAATACCCCAACGCAAACCTCTTGACCGATGGCATGAACGTAGGCCTACCCGAAGGTCAAATGGGCAACAGTGAAGTGGGACATATGAATTTGGGCGCTGGTAGAATCGTTTATCAAGATTTGGCCAAAATCAACTTGGCCATACAAGAGAACACCTTAAAAGATGAAAAAGTATTGAAAGATGCCTTTTTATATGCCAAGGAAAACAACAAATCGGTCCATTTTTTGGGATTATTGAGCAACGGTGGGGTTCATAGCCATATAGATCATATAAAAGGGCTTATTGCAGCAGGTAACGATTATGGTCTAAACAAAATGTTCGTTCATGCCTTTACCGATGGTAGGGATGTTGACCCAAAAAGTGGTAAGGGGTTCTTAAAAGACTTGGTATCATTTTGTTCAAACAAGAACGCCAAATTGGCTTCGGTCGTGGGAAGATATTTTGCGATGGATAGGGACAAGCGTTGGGAACGGGTAAAAATAGCCTATGATGCCATTGTCAATGCAGAAGGGGAAAAATCAACCGATATTGAAAAAAGTATTCAAAAAAGTTACGATGTCAATATAACCGATGAATTTATAAAACCCATCGTAATGATTGATGAGATGGGAAATCCCGTAGCAAAAATTCAAGAGGACGATGTAATTGTCTTTTTTAATTTTAGAACTGATAGGGGGCGGGAGCTTACCCAAGTTCTAAGTCAAGAAGATATGCACGAGCAGAACATGCTCAAACTAAATCTGTATTATGTTACCATGACCAATTATGACGATTCTTTCAACAACATTCATGTGGTTTATGATAAAGATAACATAAAAGATACTTTAGGAGAGGTCTTGGCCAAGGCGGGGAAAAAGCAAATACGTATTGCGGAGACCGAAAAATATCCACATGTAACCTTTTTCTTTAATGGTGGTAGAGAAGTTCCTTTTGACGGGGAAAAACGCTTACTTTGCCCGTCGCCCAAAGTAGCTACTTACGATTTACAACCGGAAATGAGTGCATACGACATACGCGATTGCATTATTCCCGAGCTTCAAAAAGGGGAAGCGGATTTTGTATGCCTCAATTTTGCAAATCCTGATATGGTTGGCCATACGGGCGATATGAATGCGGCAATAAAAGCATGTGAAGTCGTTGATGAATGTGCCAAGGCCGTAGTGACCGCTGGGCTTGAAAATGGATATTCAACTATCATAATTGCCGATCACGGCAACTGTGATACGATGATAAACCCAGATGGGTCACCAAACACAGCACATACAACGAATCCGGTACCTTTGATTCTTGTAGACAATGATATCAAAGAAATAAATGACGGTGTTTTGGGCGATATTGCCCCGACCCTGTTAAAAATGATAGGCGTGCCCCAACCCAAACTAATGACCCAAAAGTCTTTGGTCTAAAATTATACTATCCCAACAGTACTGACGTTACCTTAACAAAATAATTCATTTGATGAAAAAGATTGTTTATAGCTTGATTATGGTACTATTTTTTCAAGCTCAAAGTTGGGCACAAACCTGTGCGGTAAAACAAATGGTTCAAGAAGAATTTAATGAAGAGGGTGAGTCTATTGAAAAAAAGACCTATACACTTTACTATAATCAAGAAAATGTTCTTGAGGAAGTCCAGATTCAAACTGAAGAGGAGGATTTGAATACATTAAAATTTGAAAAAATAGGTTCTGATACAAAAATCACATGGTTTTTAGATGGGGAATATGACCGTCATTTTCTTGTCACAAATGCCAGTATTCTGGTATTTGATGGTCAGGACCAAAATAGTTTTGATGTTGATTATGCCGATGAGTACTTACTGACTTTTGAAAACAATCTCTTGACAAAAATAGACGACAATAGGGTTTTTTATTGGGAACTGGGTAATGTCATAAAGTCTGAATCTATAGGAAAAAAAGGGAAATCGGTCACAACGTATTCTTATATCAACGCCCCAAACCCTTTTCTAAGCCTTCATAAATTGGGAGCCATAGATGTATTGGCAAATAGTGATTTTATACCCTATATATATACACTTTCCAGCCAGGTTATCAACTCCGAAGAAAGTGTTCGTATTCGCAATGGGGAAATGACTTCAAACCCGGGCAAGGACCACAAATACAGTCATAAAGTAAATCAAGATGGTTGTGTTATAGAGTTTACCGAGCATGCACCCTATCACAAATTAATGTATACATTCAAGTATTGAAAATACACACCATTCTTCATATTACTATTTAAAACATTTCCACTTATCTTTGCTACCATGATTAAAGTAAAGACTCCGGAAGAAATTGAATTGATGCGGGAAAGCGCGCTTATCGTTTCCAAAACACTGGGAATGTTGGCCGCAGAAGTAAAACCGGGCGTTAGCACCTTGCAATTGGATGCGATGGCGGAAACCTACATTCGTGACCACGGAGCAGTGCCCGGCTTTTTAGGGCTCTATGATTTTCCCAATTCACTCTGCATGAGCCCCAATGCCCAAGTGGTACATGGCATACCCAATACTACCCCTTTGACCAACGGGGATATTATCTCAATAGACTGTGGTGTGCTGAAAAATGGATTTTATGGCGATCATGCCTATACATTCGAAGTTGGGGAGGTAGCCCCTCAAACCAAAAAACTTTTGGAAATCACAAAGCAATCCTTGTATGTAGGCATACGGGAATTTAAATTGGGAAACCGGGTAGGAGATGTAGGCTATGCCATTCAAAAATTTACCGAAGATCATGGGTACGGTGTGGTACGCGAATTGGTAGGTCACGGATTGGGACAAAAAATGCATGAAGATCCCGAAATGCCCAATTACGGTAAAAGAGGCAGGGGTAAAAAATTTGTTGAAGGCATGGTCGTTGCCATTGAGCCTATGACGAATCTGGGAACCCGACGCATAAAGCAATTGAAAGATGGTTGGACCATTTTAACTGCTGACGATAAACCCAGTGCCCATTTTGAACATAATGTTGCATTGGTAAACGGAAAGCCAGAACTTCTTTCTACCTTTAAATACGTGTATGATGCCTTAGGTATTGAAAGTGATGAGGAAGAGGAATTTAGGCAAACCAAGCTTCAATTGTAATACTGTTCATTTAAGCTATGCTTAGCTTGAAAAGCTATGAAGAAAATCTTCAAACTTGCTCTGAATCTTTTCCCAAGAACCTTTCTTATTAAACTGAGTTATTGGGTAAGACCCGTTCTCGCTATATGCATGAGAGGCAATAACCATGTTGATCCTATTGATGGAAAGCGATTTAGAAGTTTTTTGCCCTATGGGTATGAAAACCCCAGAGAAAACGTACTCTCACCCTCTACACTTTCCTTGGAACGCCATAGGTTACTTTGGCTGTATCTAAAAAAAGAGACCGATTTTTTTTCCTCAAAACTAAAAGTATTGCATTTTGCACCGGAACAGGCCTTTTACAAAAGATTCAGAAAACAAAAAAACCTGGATTACACCACGACCGACTTAAACTCACCATTGGCCGATGTAAAGGCAGATATATGCAACTTGCCATTTCCCGACAACTCTTTTGATGTTATTCTTTGTAATCATGTTCTGGAACATATTCCCAATGATCAAGAGGCCATGCGAGAAATGTACCGTATTCTAAAAACTGGAGGTTGGGGCATTTTTCAAATACCTCAAGATTTAAATAGGGAGACTACATTTGAGGACAATACGATAACCGACAAAAAAGAAAGAACCAAGATTTTTGGCCAATACGATCATGTTCGTATTTATGGCAGAGACTATTTTAATACGTTAAGGCAGGTTGGCTTTAAAGTAGAAGAGGTGGATTTTACCAGTTCTTTATCTGATGGGAAAATAGAAAAATACCGATTGGCCAAAGGGGAAATAATACCTGTGGTACGAAAATAATTATTCACTTACGACGAGTGTTTCAAAACCATTCGTCATAAATTCCTTGGTTTCGCCATTCTGATCTAAATAGATGATATAGGCATCCACGGCCTTTTGGTTTAACAAAATTTGAATGGACTCATCCAGATCCATGGCCATAAAAGCTGTGGCGTAACCATCAGCTACGGCACAATTGTCGGCAAGGATAGTTACCCCTAAAACGTTTGAGTTTTTTGTGAATCCGGTTTTAGGATTTACTGTATGAACATGCTTTTTCCCAGTAATTGAATCTACCCTAAAATGCCTGTAATTGCCGGATGAGGCAAGTGCTCTGTCCGTAATATAAATTCGTTTTTTTGCTTTTCGCTCACTTTGCATTTGAGGGTCATCAATGGCCACTAACCATGGTTTTGCCTTGAGTTTGTTTTTTCCCTTGGCCACGATTTCGCCCCCCACTTCCAAAAGATAATCTTCTATTCCTTTTTTATCGAACATAGTTCCCAAGCGATCTATGGCATACCCTTTGGCGATGGCATTAAAATCAAAGTAAATATTAGGGTTCTTCTTCACTATCCTATCGCTTTGATCAATACCAACTTTGTCAAGCCCAACGTACTGCATCAAACTATCAACTTTAACGCTATCCATCTCAATTTGCTTGCCAGGACCAAAACCCCAGGCATTGACCAGAGTACCTACGGTTGGGTCAAAATAACCATTGGTTTTCTGCGCTATGTTTTTTGAGAGTTTAAAAACTTCCTTGAACATAGCGTCGACGACTACCGTGGTATCCCCCATATTGATTCTTGATATATCGGAATCTGGTATGTAAGTGGATAGGGATTTATTAACAGCCGTAAAAACCGAATCTATCTCTTTTTGATAATCCAATTCTTTGTTCGATAAGTAGATAAGACTGTACGATGTACCAAGTGCTGCACCAATATTTTGATTTTTAACGATCACAGGGTCGGTAGAACAGCTAGAAATCGAAAAAACAGCTAAAAGAGCAAGTAATAATTTAAAACAAATACGATGTGTTTTGTAGGTAATAGACATTAAAATAACTTATTTGAGACTTATATTTTTATCAATCCGTCGTAATCCACAATATATTCTTGATTAAGATATACAGGCAGATTATAATCCGAAGCATTTACTAGACCAACGGCAGCATAAAACGTATCAGCTTCAAACTTTAAGGCGTGCTCCTTCATTTTATTTAAATCGGCCTTGTAAAATTCAATATCTTTTGGGTCTCCAGGGTAGCCGATACTCTTTACCACCACAAAATGAAGCTTTTTATCCTTGAGGCATACAAATTGCGGATTTTTTTTGAGTTCACTGTTGACGGACAAAAACTCAAAACCATCGGCTTCCAATTGTTTGCCAACAATATTCATGGCCAAATTATGTAGTTCCTGTTCTGTTAGCGGCTGCATTTTGATTCTGTTTTATAAAAAAACCGATATTTATCACATATCGGTTTTTCACGTATTTCAAAATATATTGATTTTTGTGTTTTATCCACCAAAATCGTCAAAACGTATATGCTCATCAGGGATTCCAAAATCCTCACCCATTTTCTGGACCGCTTTGTTCATTAAGGGAGGTCCACAAAAGTAAAGCTCAATATCCTCGGGAGACTCGTGGTGGTTCAAGTAATTATCGATTACACAATTGTGTATAAAACCAACAAAACCGTCTCCGGGTGCATCTATATTCTCTTTCACCTTCCAATTATCTTCTTCCAAAGGCTCAGAAAGTGCCATATAAAACTTGAAGTTTGGAAAGTCTTTTTCCAAGGCTTTAAAATGATCTATATAAAATAGCTCCCTTTTGGAACGGCCACCATACCAATACGTTACTTTTCTATCGGTTTTAAGGGTTTTGAAGAGATGGTATAAATGTGAGCGCATCGGGGCCATACCGGCACCACCGCCCACATAGAGCATTTCAGAATTTGATTCGTTGATAAAAAATTCACCATAAGGACCCGAAATAGTTACATCATCCCCAGGTTTTAGGGCAAAGATATAAGATGAGGCCACACCTGGGTTAACATCCATCCACCCATTTTTGGACCTGTCCCATGGCGGGGTAGCAATACGAACGTTCAACATGATTTCCCTTCCCTCAGCCGGAAAAGAAGCCATGGAGTAAGCTCTTTCTACCGTTTCAGGATTTTTCATGACCAAAGGCCATAAATTAAACTTGTCCCATTCGGCTTGAAATTTATCTGGCTTGTCATGTTCCTCTGGGTGTGCTGTAATATCAATGTCGGAATATTTGACCTCGCATTCAGGAATCTCAATTTGGATGTACCCACCAGCTTTGTAACCCATATCTTCAGGAATCTCGACTACGAATTCCTTTATAAAAGATGCTACATTATAATTTCTGACCACCTTGGCAGGCCATTTTTTTATACCGAAAACTTCTTCGGGTATGGTGATTTCCATATCCTGTTTAACCTTTACCTGACAGGCCAAACGTGCTCCGTGCTGTAACTCTTTTCTAGAAAAATGAGGTGTCTCGGTAGGAAGTGCTTCGCCGCCACCCGATAACACATGGCACTCACATTGTATACAAGTACCACCACCACCACAGGCCGAAGGCAAAAACACTTTTTGGTTACCCAAGGTCGATAATAATGTTGAACCAGAAGCAACCTCAATTTTCTTTTCTCCGTTAATGGTCAGGGTAACCGGACCAGACGGCGAGAGTTTTTGCTTGGTGAACAAAAGTACCGCCACCAAAAGCAATGTTAAGATTAAGAATGCGATTACAGTTATCAGAATGGTACCACCAGTACTTGTAGCTAATATCATCTTATTATTCTTTTATTACATCGTTATAAGAGACTGCCTTTTTATCGTCTTCAATCTCCTTTTCAATTATTTCTTTTTCTTCGGTTTTTTCGGCAGTGGTTGTCTCGGTTCCTTCAGGTGGGTCATTGTCCCCTGTCAACATGCCTCCAAAACTTTGAAAGCCAATCCCCATTAGACCGGTTATGATAAATGTAATACCAAGACCTCTTAATGGTGCAGGAACATTTGAATATCTAATTTTCTCGCGAATGGCAGCGATGGCCAAAATAGCCAAAAACCACCCTATACCAGAACTGATGCCGTAATTCAGTGCTAGCCCCAAAGATGGGATTTCACGTGCCTGCATAAACAAAGAGCCACCTAAAATAGCGCAATTCACCGCAATCAAGGGTAAAAATATCCCCAACGAATTGTAAAGCGAAGGCGAAAATTTTTCCACAACGATTTCAACCAACTGTACCATTGTGGCTATGGTGGCTATAAAAAGTATGAACGATAAAAAGCCTAGATTGTAATCTGCATATTCAGGCCCTAACCAAGCCAAAGCGCCATCACGTAATAAATATTGGTCCAACAACCAGTTCAATGGTACGGTTACCGCCAAAACAAATATCACGGCAGCTCCAAGGCCGACAGCCGTTGCCACTTTTTTGGAAACCGCTAAATAGGAACACATTCCCAGGAACACGGCAAACACCATATTATCAATGAAAATGGATTTAAAAAACAATTCTAAATGCTCTAACATAGTTTTGTATTCAATAATTAGTATTTAGTCGATAGTGTTATTTCAAATCTCTGTAAACAGAAAGATTGTCATTTGCCACCCAACCCTTATACCTCTTTTATAATTTTATCAATT from Costertonia aggregata harbors:
- the nqrE gene encoding NADH:ubiquinone reductase (Na(+)-transporting) subunit E, with the protein product MLEHLELFFKSIFIDNMVFAVFLGMCSYLAVSKKVATAVGLGAAVIFVLAVTVPLNWLLDQYLLRDGALAWLGPEYADYNLGFLSFILFIATIATMVQLVEIVVEKFSPSLYNSLGIFLPLIAVNCAILGGSLFMQAREIPSLGLALNYGISSGIGWFLAILAIAAIREKIRYSNVPAPLRGLGITFIITGLMGIGFQSFGGMLTGDNDPPEGTETTTAEKTEEKEIIEKEIEDDKKAVSYNDVIKE